A single window of Drosophila suzukii chromosome 3, CBGP_Dsuzu_IsoJpt1.0, whole genome shotgun sequence DNA harbors:
- the zormin gene encoding uncharacterized protein zormin isoform X3 produces the protein MERRQALDSSMSSLYSVASSSNPNPRQPQSIQLQTQQSQQSQQSQLDAFNYSATMSSSSPTPSQAMSTAMSTGTGTGIGSGTTHSTPSTSLRATTIGTVVVRCGPIQLVIALLQSPEKIYIKVVELEPKITALGENLDESVRMQREHDETLRNLQSLPGPMDEFVQKADKLLASKRISSELVNAMADTLNIIWQDILNLLQDRQHLLILCTQFHDKMTQCFRKMDQLELACEETLHPPDVPRVQEFLNRFKQLRIDMLTGVMAALKDGNELLAQLEELEKLETLDTRPEHIKRDATRAVHQVQQWLEALHDRRNSLELAWQTRKTQMEQCLALALLGRELVDLEAALQQARMELNTMYSLGECEHTANEMLTKYREWKQQALILRDRALKITRAKEKVQSAGHFTEDEACARAYAVLSGCTEHLDLVDQREHWLHQSREFFAKAEHTLSVLEKLELELTSVKLPPHSPESYAMYSKVDRDVRSFTEEPLRLGYGILDEVGRTQPETLGVKRVLDELENRKVYIQGICANSSEDQQKVQRALSEFLTHHNELLAWLRASGQLQLQQSVDMGRNLQQAKQFLLQHHELMQDLEIKGELINLLLESIKVHLESLSPQERYDVDSKAESLHKHWIELKDLVLKRVDYVSLLIDFFELANEFSSQLDNMQRQLQQTPDEHKLQFLQATWTGIAATFGELKSRGQRFINLKIVDPYLETKSSAQAVQETLNDFSKRQVDVTSSLENWTTSIAEKREVEYLLEKVMSDNEETVAKSTQVDTQLYPVFTSQSVDSKQLLISTREKLTHVTQDIERAQDEIQQRIQTTLSIQTKDQPSLAKIEQVINNLRMLKAKLDGIKYDYRTLVESVVQFLENIVQLRREIDDYFARQQKEPTSGADRSIAEHEKFRDQCMDKFRSLITQSELLIDRVRVLEPPGAREIDTDRILKLLENLRLHFESNSSARMSSLERLEKIEQFRSDLEDIDRSLDSVSQQLHEINNQSVDSLAAAKTTSLAFEYFERTIELLEKRIEKFTESTSQQLLISNPESERYVKDELRKLNDKWQGFKDQVKQKRKSLNQATEFFEVVEKIDAEYREISYFYTSVSNKVPYLRDSVEAGNLVNDIENYVTSREAALRSKLDSASQCAHDMNKVSSLYNDVMNIFQSFIKLKMDINVVQERLKQEQRQKEQREREAREQAEREKALREAEAKERLFREEQSRLENQRQQAAIEQAQRELAARELALREQAVREEESRLQAIREQATREQLAREQAAREEELRIQSLREIARREEEVRLQNKRDEEIRIRREEEERFRRENESRSKREEEARIQREEITRLQTLRDQVDQQRLVTENIRKDIQVNSIFTELRYASPLFIRPLKDAVAREGDRLVLECEVTGTPEPSVEWFKDGISIQNNTDYKTTFDKGICRLVIEETFAADSARFSCRASNLVGTCDTNATLSVRENAAEVQLVPPKILRFLESGKATEGSSFQFACVVAGVPLPTVQWFKNDKCIDDSPDYVISYNNGEATLKFEEVFLEDDAVYTCSASNPAGIEHCSASLIVEPLEPTELPSFKVPLSNAMARVGQKIKLEAIVSGIPRPEVYWLHNGKPFQPRDSKYEYGRVTLIIPQAYPNDAGSYVLSAKNLAGEAYTSCNVIVKGRLPNETSDSEMASDIEPIKPAVHLPLKDVSIFEGKPVRLDCVIVGQPEPEVIWYHNERPVKESADVQLLFQGDRCSLIIQEVYQEDAGHYKVVAINSAGEASSSCELKVTPLNQAEPATRAQAERQSLPKDALPKFERLLSDVLADEGEQVVLEVQASGDQPLTAQWFLTNKELQLDQRITTQSDSELGLFKLILNNVSCDDKGVYTVKVTNPAGDAKCFSHLIVKSVNAPENRRSSQSSVEILDRHQCPEFKELFSDKQGEIDEVIKFECIVKGKPTPKVHWFFNDQPVHGHNFLVSTSGERQVLTIQKLTHDAVGKISCVAENEAGKATCVAFLNILGSGLPASSDAQTVSQEHNTGSSRVTIKKQTFTTTSTSQVNSYEGNAPQTEVHHSSAHIDQSLKQLGQQRPEIVESHHYEELHKSKEMSSPSVQQKSFSFIQSSAPNGQSTVAIPDSPTRLRREIAPRFTTPLSGKIVDQGADVSMEAIYDGFPSPEIKVEKNGGQLFEDAHTKISNKCNRVTIELKQVGVADAGRYAVTASNTVGQSTSTADLVVKKTIFPPVFGRRLQAQVSKKGEKLTMEVEVTGLPEPTVTWLKDDKPLKDAGISEHRLLAQGNSYRLIIEKAQTSDSGKYMVRATNAGGEAKSIADCAILEPSPERMQEVVKTIVYETGPVAPVVPSSDFKTEDYKYTSSSMTSNYSHNMQSSSSSSHKETKFSSTAGAPPPQVVTYPSPIPAQRKTPAAEFSDYSSEIDERFRSVSRANESDAEIKGYRVVFPPTPTPRTNLATNGHKSPVVVITPSPMEFEPSPQEYARPKFEPIGKEIRHEIKTESSSKQSKFVQNQHQSQPVFKPKPVAAKFIAATQQQQQPQATARPTMYYNAVAGAPMHLAKVASETKNVMQMHESTESSQRVVNMQQTKRIIHFDSPQEQRDQQIVQEHFPYSPATSRTPSRQSHLPPPATPTKFVPGEFRESDYESEIEGARIQPLWSPYGDGLTKGFRRVAPPQGGSRSCSLPRTYERVLSPMEFDRGPEMPSKIHVDINTLKKEQRGGSTVTTQHRTQSLNRNSTMRQQQQQQQQQQQQSMDQIDRAGTLPRYGYSSLQQQAENQGRRMGSTFLQKSHQFVDEVSRDVRSSASNGIGIRPGFKRAPSEGSSQQPQAFRDESRVSQYGTKCVDPNTGLIYFKYDFGYEFGILFPGEGHKFVSSQWNSSGKSQNAQPIQNGRHSPYPLKLPPGNELVIPVQHERSAQGYSSDNEVQRRSQARNYSTSRPMAPRTAVNSQKRYSLPSCHNLDIHLDRLHAQAPRLPPDQMIRTVPELPNTEPVNAHLSRDELAQRQPLFITPLKDIAVGVGGTARFECIVQAHPQPQVNWTHNGGHLEPGSRHCIEYRNGVCRLTLPQAYPDDNGNYACTAMNPLGAATTSGNLTVSSTNRGFRY, from the exons AGCCTGCCGGGACCCATGGATGAGTTCGTGCAGAAAGCAGACAAGCTGCTGGCCAGCAAGCGGATCAGCTCCGAACTGGTCAATGCCATGGCCGACACCTTGAACATTATCTGGCAGGACATCCTGAACCTCCTACAGGACCGTCAGCACCTCCTAATCCTCTGCACACAGTTCCACGACAAGATGACGCAGTGCTTCCGAAAAATGGACCAACTGGAATTGGCCTGCGAAGAGACCCTCCATCCGCCGGACGTGCCACGTGTCCAGGAGTTCCTCAACAGATTCAAGCAACTGAGGATAGACATGCTCACCGGAGTGATGGCCGCTCTCAAGGATGGCAACGAACTGCTGGCCCAGCTGGAGGAGCTGGAGAAGCTGGAGACCCTGGACACAAGACCGGAGCACATCAAACGAGATGCCACGAGGGCGGTTCACCAGGTTCAGCAGTGGCTGGAGGCCCTGCACGATCGGAGGAACTCCCTGGAACTGGCCTGGCAGACGAGAAAGACCCAGATGGAACAGTGCCTGGCACTGGCTTTGCTGGGTAGGGAGCTGGTCGATCTGGAGGCAGCTCTCCAACAGGCCAGGATGGAGCTGAACACCATGTACAGTTTGGGTGAATGTGAGCACACGGCCAATGAAATGCTCACCAAGTACAGGGAGTGGAAGCAACAGGCTCTGATCCTCCGGGATCGAGCTCTCAAGATCACTCGGGCCAAGGAAAAGGTTCAGTCCGCTGGTCACTTCACCGAGGACGAGGCATGTGCTCGTGCCTATGCTGTATTGAGTGGCTGCACGGAACACCTAGATCTGGTGGATCAGCGGGAACACTGGCTGCATCAATCCCGGGAATTCTTCGCCAAGGCCGAGCACACTTTGAGTGTCCTGGAGAAACTGGAACTGGAGCTCACAAGCGTGAAACTGCCACCTCATTCCCCGGAGAGCTATGCCATGTATTCCAAGGTGGATCGAGATGTCCGCAGTTTCACCGAGGAACCTCTGCGCTTGGGTTACGGCATCCTCGACGAAGTGGGCAGGACTCAGCCGGAGACTCTGGGAGTGAAGAGAGTTCTGGATGAGCTGGAGAACCGGAAGGTATATATCCAGGGGATCTGCGCCAACAGTAGCGAGGATCAGCAGAAGGTGCAGCGGGCCTTGAGTGAATTCCTCACCCATCACAACGAGCTTTTGGCCTGGCTAAGAGCTTCCGGCCAACTGCAACTTCAGCAGAGCGTGGACATGGGGAGAAATCTCCAGCAGGCCAAGCAGTTCCTGTTACAGCACCACGAACTCATGCAGGATCTCGAG ATAAAAGGCGAGCTGATCAACCTGCTGCTGGAATCCATCAAGGTCCATCTGGAGTCCCTGAGTCCCCAAGAGCGCTACGATGTGGACTCAAAGGCGGAGTCGCTGCACAAGCACTGGATCGAACTGAAGGATCTGGTTCTCAAGCGAGTGGATTATGTATCCCTGCTGATTGACTTCTTTGAGCTGGCCAACGAGTTCTCCAGCCAGCTGGACAACATGCAGCGCCAACTGCAGCAAACTCCCGACGAGCACAAGCTGCAATTCCTCCAGGCCACTTGGACGGGCATTGCGGCCACCTTCGGCGAACTGAAGTCCCGAGGACAGCGATTCATCAACTTGAAA ATTGTGGATCCATATCTCGAGACCAAATCCTCGGCACAGGCGGTGCAAGAGACGCTGAACGACTTCAGTAAGCGGCAGGTCGACGTGACGAGCAGTTTGGAGAATTGGACAACGAGCATTGCGGAGAAGCGAGAAGTCGAATACCTACTCGAGAAAGTCATGAGCGACAACGAGGAG ACCGTGGCCAAGAGCACACAGGTGGACACCCAGTTATATCCCGTATTCACCTCCCAGAGCGTGGACTCCAAGCAGCTGCTGATCAGCACCCGCGAGAAGCTGACCCACGTGACCCAGGACATCGAGAGGGCCCAGGATGAGATCCAGCAGCGCATCCAGACAACTCTCAGCATCCAGACGAAGGATCAGCCGTCGCTGGCCAAGATCGAGCAGGTGATCAACAACCTGCGCATGCTGAAGGCCAAGCTGGATGGCATCAAGTACGACTACCGCACTCTGGTCGAGAGCGTGGTGCAGTTTCTGGAGAATATAGTGCAGCTGCGCCGCGAGATCGACGACTACTTCGCCAGGCAGCAGAAGGAACCCACTTCCGGCGCAGATCGCAGCATAGCGGAGCACGAGAAATTCCGCGATCAGTGCATGGATAAATTTAGATCGCTAATCACACAATCCGAACTGCTGATCGATCGGGTGCGAGTACTGGAACCGCCGGGAGCCCGCGAAATCGACACCGATCGCATTCTGAAGCTGCTCGAGAACCTGCGCCTGCACTTCGAGTCGAACAGCAGTGCCCGCATGTCGTCGCTGGAGCGCCTGGAGAAGATCGAGCAGTTCCGCTCCGACCTGGAGGACATCGATCGCAGCCTGGACAGCGTGAGCCAGCAGCTGCACGAGATCAACAACCAGAGCGTCGACAGTCTGGCGGCGGCCAAGACCACGTCGCTGGCGTTCGAGTACTTTGAACGGACCATAGAG CTGCTCGAGAAGCGGATCGAGAAGTTTACGGAGTCCACGAGCCAGCAGCTTTTGATAAGCAATCCCGAGAGCGAGCGGTACGTCAAGGACGAACTGCGCAAACTCAACGACAAGTGGCAGGGCTTCAAGGATCAGGTGAAGCAGAAACGAAAGAGCCTCAACCAGGCAACCGAGTTCTTCGAGGTGGTCGAAAAG ATCGACGCGGAGTACCGTGAGATTAGCTACTTCTACACCAGCGTCTCCAACAAGGTTCCCTACCTCCGCGATTCCGTGGAGGCCGGCAACTTGGTGAATGATATCGAGAACTATGTGACCAGCAGGGAGGCTGCCCTGCGCTCCAAGTTGGATAGTGCCTCGCAATGTGCCCACGACATGAACAAGGTCTCGTCCCTGTACAACGATGTGATGAACATCTTCCAGTCCTTCATCAAGCTGAAGATGGACATCAATGTGGTGCAGGAGCGGCTGAAGCAGGAGCAGCGCCAGAAGGAGCAGAGGGAACGGGAGGCCCGGGAGCAGGCTGAAAGGGAGAAGGCTCTGCGGGAGGCGGAGGCCAAGGAGAGGTTGTTCAGGGAGGAGCAGTCCCGCCTGGAGAACCAGCGCCAGCAGGCGGCCATCGAGCAGGCTCAAAGGGAACTGGCGGCCAGGGAGTTGGCTCTTAGGGAGCAGGCTGTCCGGGAAGAGGAGTCCAGGTTGCAGGCCATTCGGGAGCAGGCCACGCGAGAGCAACTGGCCAGGGAGCAGGCTGCCAGGGAGGAGGAGTTACGGATCCAATCCCTCAGGGAGATTGCTCGCCGGGAAGAGGAAGTGCGCCTGCAGAACAAGAGGGATGAGGAGATCCGTATCCGCAGAGAGGAGGAGGAAAGATTCCGAAGAGAAAACGAGTCCCGTTCGAAGCGAGAAGAGGAGGCCCGCATCCAGCGGGAGGAGATCACCAGGCTCCAGACTCTTCGCGATCAGGTGGATCAACAGCGCCTGGTGACCGAAAACATCCGCAAGGACATCCAGGTGAACTCCATTTTCACGGAACTGCGCTACGCCTCACCGCTTTTCATTCGTCCTTTGAAAGATGCAGTTGCTCGCGAAGGAGATCGATTGGTTCTTGAATGCGAGGTCACAGGTACTCCAGAGCCCTCCGTTGAGTGGTTCAAGGATGGCATCAGCATCCAGAATAATACCGATTATAAAACCACCTTCGATAAGGGAATCTGCAGGCTGGTGATCGAGGAAACTTTTGCCGCCGACTCAGCCCGTTTCAGTTGCCGTGCCTCGAATCTGGTGGGAACTTGCGATACCAACGCCACTTTATCCGTCCGGGAAAATGCTGCCGAAGTCCAGTTGGTTCCCCCAAAGATCCTAAGGTTCCTGGAGAGCGGCAAAGCCACCGAGGGCAGTTCCTTCCAGTTCGCTTGTGTGGTGGCCGGAGTTCCTTTGCCCACTGTTCAGTGGTTCAAGAACGACAAGTGCATCGATGATTCGCCGGACTATGTGATCAGCTACAATAATGGTGAAGCTACTTTGAAGTTCGAGGAGGTCTTCTTGGAGGATGATGCGGTCTACACTTGCAGCGCCTCGAATCCCGCGGGAATTGAACATTGTTCCGCTTCTCTCATTGTGGAAC CTTTGGAGCCAACTGAATTGCCCAGCTTCAAGGTTCCCCTCTCAAATGCCATGGCTCGAGTGGGTCAGAAGATCAAACTGGAGGCCATCGTGAGTGGAATTCCCAGGCCAGAAGTCTATTGGCTGCACAACGGCAAACCCTTCCAGCCCCGCGATTCCAAG TACGAATACGGCCGCGTAACGCTGATAATCCCGCAGGCTTATCCCAACGACGCCGGATCCTACGTCCTGAGCGCCAAGAACCTAGCTGGCGAGGCCTATACCAGTTGCAACGTGATAGTGAAGGGTCGCCTGCCCAACGAGACCTCCGATTCCGAGATGGCCAGCGACATAGAGCCCATCAAGCCAGCCGTCCACCTGCCCCTCAAGGATGTCTCCATATTCGAGGGCAAGCCCGTGAGGCTGGACTGCGTGATTGTGGGCCAGCCGGAGCCCGAGGTGATCTGGTATCACAACGAGCGACCTGTCAAGGAGTCCGCCGATGTTCAGTTGCTTTTCCAAGGGGACAGGTGTTCCCTGATTATCCAAGAGGTCTACCAAGAAGACGCAGGTCACTACAAAGTGGTGGCCATCAACTCGGCGGGAGAAGCATCCAGTAGTTGTGAACTCAAGGTCACTCCTTTGAATCAGGCAGAACCTGCCACTCGGGCTCAGGCGGAGAGGCAATCCCTGCCCAAGGATGCCCTGCCCAAGTTCGAAAGACTTCTCTCTGATGTTTTGGCTGACGAGGGTGAGCAGGTAGTCCTTGAAGTTCAGGCCAGTGGTGATCAACCTCTGACTGCCCAGTGGTTCCTGACCAATAAGGAACTCCAGTTAGACCAAAGGATCACCACCCAATCCGACTCGGAACTAGGCCTCTTCAAACTCATCCTGAACAATGTGAGTTGCGATGACAAGGGTGTTTATACCGTGAAGGTCACCAATCCAGCGGGAGATGCCAAGTGCTTTTCGCATCTCATAGTGAAATCCGTGAATGCTCCCGAGAATCGTAGGAGTAGTCAATCCTCAGTGGAAATCTTAGATCGTCATCAGTGTCCCGAATTTAAGGAACTATTTAGCGACAAACAAGGTGAAATCGATGAGGTGATTAAGTTCGAGTGCATTGTCAAGGGCAAGCCCACACCAAAGGTCCACTGGTTCTTCAACGACCAACCCGTTCATGGTCACAATTTTCTGGTCTCTACAAGTGGAGAACGTCAGGTGTTAACCATCCAAAAGTTAACCCACGATGCCGTGGGCAAGATCAGTTGTGTGGCGGAGAATGAGGCGGGAAAAGCCACCTGTGTTGCCTTCTTAAATATCCTCGGAAGCGGTCTGCCCGCCTCTAGTGATGCTCAAACAGTGAGCCAGGAGCACAATACTGGATCTTCGAGGGTGACGATCAAGAAACAAACCTTTACCACCACCTCCACTTCGCAGGTTAATTCCTATGAGGGAAATGCCCCGCAAACCGAGGTGCACCACTCCTCCGCCCACATTGATCAATCCCTGAAGCAACTTGGCCAGCAAAGACCCGAGATCGTGGAGAGTCACCACTACGAGGAGCTGCACAAGAGCAAGGAGATGAGCAGTCCCAGTGTGCAGCAGAAGtccttcagcttcatccaatcCAGTGCACCCAATGGGCAATCCACCGTGGCCATACCAGACTCACCCACTCGCCTCAGGAGGGAAATCGCTCCGAGGTTCACCACTCCCCTCAGCGGAAAGATCGTGGATCAAGGTGCCGATGTCAGCATGGAGGCCATTTACGATGGCTTTCCCTCGCCCGAGATTAAGGTGGAGAAGAACGGAGGTCAGCTGTTCGAGGATGCCCACACCAAGATCTCCAACAAGTGCAATCGCGTGACCATTGAACTCAAAcaggtgggcgtggcagatgCGGGACGATATGCGGTGACTGCCTCCAATACAGTGGGTCAGTCCACCAGCACAGCGGATTTGGTTGTTAAAA AGACCATATTCCCGCCTGTGTTTGGCCGACGACTGCAGGCTCAGGTCAGCAAGAAGGGCGAGAAGCTGACCATGGAGGTGGAGGTCACCGGGCTGCCCGAACCCACGGTCACCTGGCTGAAGGACGATAAACCCTTAAAGGACGCTGGGATCTCTGAACATCGCCTGCTGGCCCAAGGAAACTCTTACAGGCTTATAATCGAAAAGG CGCAAACTTCGGATTCCGGCAAGTACATGGTGCGTGCCACAAATGCAGGAGGCGAGGCCAAGAGCATCGCCGACTGTGCCATCCTGGAACCCTCACCGGAACGCATGCAGGAGGTGGTCAAGACCATTGTCTATGAGACGGGTCCCGTGGCTCCTGTGGTCCCATCCAGCGATTTCAAAACCGAA GACTACAAGTACACCTCTTCGAGTATGACCAGTAACTACTCCCACAACATgcagagcagcagcagctcctcCCATAAGGAGACCAAGTTCTCCTCGACGGCAGGAGCACCACCACCGCAGGTGGTGACCTATCCCAGTCCAATTCCTGCCCAAAGGAAGACCCCGGCGGCGGAGTTTAGTGACTACAGCAGTGAGATTGACGAACGCTTCCGTTCCGTGTCTCGGGCTAATGAATCCGATGCCGAGATCAAGGGCTATCGAGTGGTCTTCCCACCCACACCCACTCCGCGCACAAACCTAGCCACCAATGGCCACAAGTCCCCGGTGGTGGTGATTACTCCCTCGCCCATGGAATTTGAGCCTTCTCCCCAGGAGTATGCCAGGCCCAAGTTCGAACCGATTGGCAAGGAGATTCGCCATGAGATCAAGACGGAGAGCAGCTCCAAGCAGTCAAAGTTCGTGCAGAACCAGCATCAAAGTCAGCCTGTTTTCAAGCCCAAACCAGTGGCGGCCAAGTTCATAGCGGCCacccaacagcagcagcaaccacAGGCCACCGCCCGTCCGACCATGTACTACAATGCTGTTGCTGGAGCTCCGATGCACCTGGCCAAGGTGGCCTCCGAGACCAAGAACGTGATGCAGATGCACGAGTCCACGGAGAGTTCGCAGCGTGTGGTGAACATGCAGCAGACCAAGAGGATAATCCACTTTGATAGTCCCCAGGAGCAGAGGGATCAGCAGATCGTGCAGGAACACTTCCCCTACAGTCCCGCCACAAGTCGTACTCCCTCGAGGCAGTCCCATCTGCCACCtccagccacgcccactaagTTTGTGCCTGGGGAATTCCGGGAGAGTGATTACGAGAGTGAGATTGAGGGAGCACGCATCCAACCTCTGTGGTCACCCTATGGCGATGGTTTGACCAAGGGCTTCAGGCGAGTGGCCCCGCCCCAAGGAGGCAGTCGATCCTGTAGCCTGCCAAGAACCTACGAGAGGGTCCTATCACCCATGGAATTCGATCGGGGTCCCGAGATGCCCAGCAAAATCCACGTGGATATCAATACCCTGAAGAAAGAGCAGCGCGGAGGAAGTACAGTGACCACCCAGCATCGCACTCAATCCCTGAACAGGAACTCCACCATGaggcaacagcagcaacagcaacagcaacagcagcagcagtccaTGGATCAGATTGATAGGGCCGGAACTTTGCCCCGATATGGTTACAGTTCCCTCCAGCAGCAGGCCGAGAATCAGGGCCGACGAATGGGCTCCACCTTCCTCCAGAAGTCCCATCAGTTCGTCGATGAAGTAAGCAGGGATGTAAGGAGCTCGGCATCGAATGGAATAGGCATCCGACCGGGTTTCAAGAGGGCTCCCAGCGAGGGCAGCAGCCAGCAACCTCAGGCCTTCCGGGATGAATCGCGAGTCTCCCAATATG GAACCAAATGCGTCGACCCCAATACCGGTTTAATATATTTCAAATACGACTTCGGCTATGAGTTTGGCATCCTGTTTCCCGGCGAGGGTCACAAATTCGTCAGTAGCCAGTGGAACAGCAGTGGCAAGAGCCAAAATGCCCAGCCAATCCAAAACGGACGTCACTCTCCCTATCCACTGAAACTTCCGCCCGGAAATGAGCTGGTGATTCCCGTGCAGCACGAGAGATCCGCTCAAGGATACAGTTCCGATAACGAGGTGCAGCGGAGGAGTCAGGCCAGGAACTATTCGACTTCCAGGCCGATGGCCCCTCGAACTGCAGTCAACAGCCAGAAACGCTATAGCCTGCCCAGTTGCCACAACCTCGATATCCACCTGGATCGCCTCCATGCCCAGGCACCTCGACTGCCTCCGGATCAGATGATCCGCACAG TGCCGGAACTGCCCAATACGGAACCCGTCAATGCGCATCTGAGTCGCGATGAGCTGGCACAAAGGCAGCCATTATTCATAACG CCGCTGAAAGACATCGCAGTCGGAGTGGGCGGAACGGCGCGCTTCGAGTGCATTGTGCAGGCGCATCCGCAGCCGCAGGTCAACTGGACGCACAACGGCGGTCACTTGGAGCCGGGCAGCCGGCATTGCATCGAGTACCGGAACGGCGTGTGCCGGCTGACTCTGCCGCAGGCCTATCCGG ACGACAACGGCAACTACGCCTGCACCGCCATGAATCCTTTGGGAGCGGCCACCACCAGCGGAAACTTGACCGTTTCGAGCACAAACCGCGGATTTAGATACTAA